From the Bacillota bacterium genome, one window contains:
- a CDS encoding GGDEF domain-containing protein: MVHSELKGLSEGLWRALGRLKMGLGAFLVLLALVSLPQGKPLLLLLLGFFAAGFVGVNAAGLVCRLEHRRLAEVASMLFGVGAISCLVVATGGADGPLLFLFLVPVFTHGFRSGARAAYLSAAVNSAALAVICVASLGEGFSVRRVLGPGVVAGVMWFEARAVAVVVRYIGVQRDELMQLAQRDPLTGLLNRRSLYDLVGRLVVEGREFAVVLVDLDGFKAANDERGHLFGDEVLKRVAEGMQRAVRRGDVVARYGGDEFAVVVPGGREEGEHVMRRLEEVVERVSREMGVDTGLSGGVAVWPADGAALEELLQVADRRLYRAKELKGRKRLALEVME; the protein is encoded by the coding sequence GTGGTGCATAGTGAGTTAAAGGGATTGTCCGAAGGCCTCTGGCGCGCCCTGGGGCGGCTGAAGATGGGCCTGGGGGCGTTCTTGGTCCTGCTTGCCCTGGTATCCCTCCCGCAGGGGAAGCCGTTGCTTCTTTTGCTGCTCGGTTTCTTCGCGGCGGGATTCGTTGGGGTGAATGCTGCGGGGCTGGTGTGCCGTCTGGAGCACAGGAGGCTGGCGGAGGTTGCCTCGATGCTGTTTGGGGTCGGGGCGATAAGCTGTCTTGTGGTGGCCACCGGTGGTGCTGACGGGCCGCTGTTGTTTCTGTTCCTGGTTCCGGTGTTCACGCACGGTTTCCGGTCGGGAGCGCGGGCTGCCTACCTGTCGGCGGCAGTCAATTCTGCGGCACTGGCGGTCATCTGTGTGGCTTCGCTGGGGGAAGGTTTTTCGGTCCGGCGCGTGCTGGGACCTGGTGTGGTTGCCGGGGTCATGTGGTTTGAGGCGCGTGCGGTAGCCGTGGTGGTGAGGTATATAGGCGTGCAGCGGGATGAACTCATGCAGCTTGCCCAGCGGGACCCGTTGACGGGGTTGCTCAACCGGCGGTCGCTGTACGATCTGGTGGGGCGTCTGGTGGTGGAGGGAAGGGAGTTTGCGGTGGTTCTGGTGGACCTGGATGGTTTCAAGGCGGCGAACGATGAGCGGGGGCACCTGTTTGGGGACGAGGTGCTGAAGCGGGTGGCGGAGGGGATGCAGCGTGCTGTGCGGCGGGGAGATGTGGTGGCCAGGTACGGTGGGGATGAATTCGCCGTGGTGGTGCCTGGTGGCCGGGAAGAGGGTGAGCATGTGATGCGGCGGCTTGAGGAGGTGGTGGAGAGGGTGAGCCGGGAGATGGGGGTTGATACCGGCCTGTCGGGTGGAGTTGCCGTGTGGCCTGCGGATGGCGCTGCGCTGGAGGAGCTTTTGCAGGTAGCCGACCGGAGGCTTTACCGTGCGAAGGAGCTGAAGGGCCGGAAGCGGCTGGCCCTGGAGGTCATGGAGTAG
- a CDS encoding HD domain-containing phosphohydrolase has protein sequence MAERRFAFYQELKQVGLQELQESMSRALGLAVMVAYPDGRALTEPSNLCSFCAMLGSNAEARARCVASREASARAAVAAGGEVFHTCHAGLVHLAVPLRVAGETVAVVVGGNVVLQPLAEEAVVRLARETGIDAEKLLEAAVAVPVWTQERLRTVVAVVQRVTDTVAQLLYAKQELGRKADELAALFEFSQTVSGSLEVAEVARRALGAVLRLTGATSGSVVMLPEAVPGVAAAEVAATVEPCDEFRVVPSGEVVAAVERETRAVHFNSRPGGTPEERRPGVALPLMVGGKPTGVLTVAGRPKGVGFAEDETAFLTTLGTSLGLALENARLFRELKLRAAMLEWLIEVGRVVAGSLDVDVVVESALASVRDVLGAEWCVLRLLDEETGELVLKGSLGMMGAELEASAGRVRPEGSLLGKVLETGEPVVVEDLAAGGLDMHLPYCSAEMRAVAVVPVRGVGKILGTLKVYSPVPRRWTEEEVGYLGIVASQTGLALENARLYSSLREYYLSAVRALAAALEARDVYTRGHSLRVARWARACAGVLGLGAEEQEQVYLAGLLHDLGKIGVREGILLKPGRLDEEEMKEMQGHPVVGAGILEPARFPAAVTGAVRHHHEDYGGGGYPAGLVGEEIPLLARIIRVADAYDAMTSARPYRQAFSAQQAREELRRCAGRQFDPRVVEAFLGIPAEGMEDVAATGEGGTLIALLGEILFSLRQPR, from the coding sequence ATGGCGGAGCGGAGGTTTGCTTTTTACCAAGAGCTGAAGCAGGTGGGTTTACAGGAACTTCAAGAGAGCATGAGCCGGGCCCTGGGGCTGGCGGTTATGGTCGCGTACCCGGATGGGCGTGCGCTGACCGAGCCGTCCAACCTGTGTTCTTTCTGTGCCATGCTGGGCAGCAATGCGGAAGCGCGGGCCAGGTGTGTGGCTTCGCGTGAGGCCTCTGCGAGGGCTGCTGTGGCTGCGGGGGGCGAAGTTTTCCACACCTGTCACGCCGGGCTGGTGCATCTGGCGGTTCCCCTGCGGGTGGCTGGGGAAACGGTAGCGGTGGTGGTGGGTGGCAATGTGGTTTTGCAGCCGCTGGCGGAGGAGGCAGTGGTGCGGCTGGCCCGGGAGACGGGTATTGATGCGGAGAAGCTTCTTGAGGCGGCCGTGGCGGTGCCGGTGTGGACGCAAGAGCGGCTCAGGACGGTCGTGGCGGTGGTACAGAGGGTAACTGACACCGTGGCGCAGCTGCTCTATGCCAAGCAGGAACTGGGGAGAAAAGCGGACGAGCTTGCCGCTCTCTTTGAATTCAGCCAGACTGTTTCCGGGAGCCTCGAGGTGGCGGAAGTGGCCCGGCGGGCGCTGGGGGCCGTGCTGCGGTTGACCGGTGCCACCAGCGGGTCGGTGGTGATGCTTCCTGAGGCGGTGCCGGGGGTTGCGGCTGCCGAGGTGGCGGCCACCGTGGAGCCCTGTGACGAGTTCCGCGTGGTGCCGTCGGGCGAAGTGGTTGCCGCGGTTGAGCGAGAGACCCGTGCCGTTCACTTTAACAGCCGGCCGGGAGGTACGCCCGAAGAGCGGCGGCCGGGGGTAGCCTTACCGCTTATGGTTGGGGGCAAACCAACGGGCGTGCTTACCGTCGCCGGGAGGCCGAAGGGTGTGGGTTTCGCTGAAGACGAGACCGCCTTTCTGACCACGCTGGGCACGAGCCTGGGGCTGGCGCTCGAGAATGCCCGCCTTTTCCGCGAGCTCAAGCTGAGGGCGGCCATGCTGGAATGGTTGATCGAAGTGGGGCGGGTGGTGGCGGGTAGCCTGGACGTGGATGTGGTCGTTGAGTCGGCCCTGGCCAGCGTCAGGGATGTGCTGGGGGCGGAGTGGTGTGTGCTGCGCTTGCTCGATGAGGAGACGGGCGAGCTGGTGCTGAAGGGGAGCCTGGGCATGATGGGCGCGGAGCTGGAGGCCAGTGCAGGCCGCGTCCGGCCCGAGGGTAGCCTGTTGGGCAAAGTGCTGGAGACGGGAGAGCCCGTGGTGGTGGAAGACCTGGCCGCCGGCGGATTGGACATGCATCTGCCCTACTGCTCGGCCGAGATGCGGGCGGTGGCCGTGGTGCCGGTGCGGGGGGTGGGGAAGATTCTGGGCACATTGAAGGTTTATTCCCCCGTACCGCGGCGCTGGACTGAGGAAGAAGTGGGGTATCTGGGGATCGTCGCGAGCCAGACCGGGCTGGCTTTGGAGAACGCCCGCCTCTACTCGTCGCTGCGGGAATACTATCTGAGTGCGGTGCGGGCGCTGGCGGCGGCCCTGGAGGCCAGGGATGTTTACACTCGGGGTCATTCCCTGCGGGTGGCGCGGTGGGCGCGGGCGTGCGCGGGCGTGCTGGGGCTTGGTGCTGAGGAGCAGGAGCAGGTGTACCTGGCGGGGCTGTTGCACGATCTGGGCAAGATCGGTGTGCGCGAAGGCATTCTGCTCAAGCCGGGGCGTCTGGACGAGGAAGAAATGAAGGAAATGCAGGGTCACCCCGTGGTGGGGGCCGGGATCCTGGAGCCGGCCAGGTTTCCGGCTGCGGTCACCGGGGCTGTGCGGCACCACCACGAAGACTACGGTGGCGGTGGTTATCCCGCGGGGCTGGTGGGGGAGGAGATCCCGCTTCTGGCGCGGATCATCCGGGTGGCGGATGCCTACGATGCCATGACGTCGGCCAGGCCGTACCGGCAGGCTTTCAGTGCCCAGCAGGCCCGGGAGGAACTGCGGCGGTGTGCGGGTCGGCAGTTTGACCCGCGGGTGGTCGAGGCGTTCCTGGGGATTCCGGCGGAAGGAATGGAAGATGTTGCCGCCACGGGGGAGGGGGGCACCCTGATAGCTCTGCTGGGCGAGATACTTTTCTCGCTGAGGCAGCCGCGTTGA